The genomic region TTATGCGCCATATGGGAAGATTGACTGTAAAATTTTCCAACTGATTACGTTGACTGTTCCAAAAATAAAAACAATCAGCAAGATTGAAAGGATGATAAAGCGGGATTGATTTTCCTTGGGGATTTCCAGGCAGGTTTGAATACCTAAAACCAGCAGGTAAAATCCGTACAATCCAATGATTCCAAGTACATACAGCCCGGGGAAAAGCCCGGTGACAATCGACGCGATGATGAAAGGTAGCAACGAGTAGGCCAGCACGTTGTACAGGACTGTTTTATTCGAAGTTCCCTTGAAATTCTCCAGCAAGCGGATCATCACCAATGCAGTGATGAAG from Mangrovibacterium diazotrophicum harbors:
- a CDS encoding Yip1 family protein; translated protein: MDFKAQFNWLFQESWTLLGEPKKFWKKKLAEGFSQSIVVTFFIPLVVLAGVAILLGEIFWNEELLWSYAIFKSLREIFSYLVQYFITALVMIRLLENFKGTSNKTVLYNVLAYSLLPFIIASIVTGLFPGLYVLGIIGLYGFYLLVLGIQTCLEIPKENQSRFIILSILLIVFIFGTVNVISWKILQSIFPYGA